The following proteins are encoded in a genomic region of Limosilactobacillus reuteri subsp. reuteri:
- a CDS encoding heavy metal-binding domain-containing protein produces MFLSTEGFPQAHRILGIVNATSHLAMPTEAIDSFESMDQLFSDVQEKLKRRASEKGADGVVGVRFTTDVANMQVAPKFLVLTAYGTMIQFVK; encoded by the coding sequence ATGTTTTTATCAACCGAGGGATTTCCACAAGCTCACCGAATTTTAGGGATTGTTAATGCCACCAGTCATTTGGCGATGCCTACCGAAGCAATTGATTCATTTGAGTCCATGGATCAATTATTTAGTGATGTTCAAGAAAAATTAAAGCGGCGGGCCAGTGAAAAAGGTGCAGATGGTGTTGTTGGGGTTCGTTTTACTACGGATGTTGCTAATATGCAGGTTGCACCAAAATTCTTGGTCTTAACCGCATATGGAACAATGATTCAATTTGTTAAATAA
- a CDS encoding CPBP family intramembrane glutamic endopeptidase, with product MIKVIKQWTSKVILIALMLIAIEVPPMAVNFALRYSKTNQLIVDGFMALFIGLMLAIIWWAHRTYEAYNQLGQPAGIKVGWIIGGYLAIILGMDVLSYLNQLIYHQTETANNAALGSMLGHNQVITIVFCFSAVVLSPIAEEFIFRGTLTNMFFKRGNIWPKVILSGVIFSTGHMSTNPISFLMYAYMGMVLAYVYLRTDDIRNSIAIHMINNAIAMYVLLAQIV from the coding sequence ATGATAAAAGTAATTAAACAGTGGACATCTAAGGTGATTTTAATTGCACTGATGCTAATTGCAATTGAAGTTCCCCCGATGGCAGTTAATTTTGCTTTACGTTATTCAAAAACCAATCAGCTTATTGTGGACGGATTTATGGCCTTATTCATCGGTTTAATGTTAGCGATTATTTGGTGGGCACACCGGACATATGAAGCTTATAACCAATTAGGGCAGCCAGCGGGAATAAAGGTTGGTTGGATTATCGGTGGGTACCTAGCAATTATTTTGGGAATGGATGTCCTTAGCTACCTCAACCAACTTATCTATCATCAAACTGAGACAGCTAATAACGCGGCATTGGGAAGTATGCTTGGCCATAATCAAGTGATCACGATCGTATTTTGTTTCTCGGCAGTTGTTTTAAGTCCAATTGCTGAAGAATTTATTTTTCGTGGTACATTGACAAATATGTTCTTTAAGCGTGGCAACATTTGGCCGAAAGTTATCCTCTCGGGGGTAATCTTTTCTACTGGACATATGAGTACTAACCCCATTAGCTTTTTGATGTATGCTTATATGGGGATGGTCTTGGCATATGTTTATTTGCGAACGGACGACATTCGAAATTCAATTGCGATTCATATGATTAATAATGCGATTGCGATGTATGTTCTCTTAGCTCAAATTGTCTAA
- the rbsK gene encoding ribokinase: MTNHVTIVGSLNVDTTMKVKRMPLPGETIAALSKTNAAGGKGANQAVAAARSGAETAFVGQVGDDAGGKMMINDLKNNNVDTTGIHVDDQAGTGSAAILLDESGQNSILVYGGANQQLSVKEVEDARDQIAAADFVIAQFETPQEATLRAFQIAKENGVKTILNPAPAHEINPDLLKLTDLIIPNETESAALTGIIITDETSMLMSAAKFAQMGVRNLIITVGAKGAFYCTQDGYNFIPAFKVNAVDTTAAGDTFIGALSSQLKPDMSNIEKAIVYAQRASSLAVQKLGALPSIPTYDEVVAASKNN; this comes from the coding sequence ATGACAAATCATGTAACAATTGTAGGTAGTTTAAATGTTGATACAACAATGAAGGTTAAGCGGATGCCATTACCTGGGGAAACAATTGCCGCTTTAAGTAAAACTAATGCTGCCGGGGGAAAAGGTGCAAACCAAGCTGTTGCTGCTGCACGTTCAGGCGCTGAAACAGCATTTGTTGGTCAAGTTGGTGATGACGCTGGTGGTAAGATGATGATCAATGACCTCAAGAATAACAACGTCGACACAACTGGGATCCATGTTGACGATCAAGCAGGTACTGGATCTGCAGCCATCTTACTTGATGAAAGCGGCCAAAACAGTATCTTAGTATACGGAGGAGCAAACCAACAATTAAGCGTTAAGGAAGTTGAAGATGCTCGCGATCAAATTGCTGCTGCCGATTTTGTCATTGCTCAATTTGAAACACCACAAGAAGCTACTTTACGGGCATTCCAAATTGCAAAGGAAAATGGTGTAAAGACAATCTTGAATCCTGCTCCTGCTCATGAAATTAACCCTGACCTATTGAAGTTAACTGACTTAATCATTCCAAATGAAACAGAAAGTGCTGCTTTAACAGGGATTATTATTACAGACGAAACTTCAATGCTTATGTCAGCTGCTAAGTTTGCTCAAATGGGTGTCCGTAATTTAATTATTACTGTTGGAGCAAAAGGTGCCTTCTACTGTACTCAAGATGGTTACAACTTCATTCCTGCCTTTAAGGTTAATGCTGTTGATACTACTGCCGCTGGTGATACATTCATTGGTGCTCTTTCATCCCAATTAAAGCCTGATATGAGCAACATCGAAAAGGCAATTGTTTACGCTCAACGGGCAAGTTCATTAGCTGTTCAAAAGCTTGGTGCATTACCATCAATTCCTACTTATGACGAAGTAGTTGCTGCATCAAAGAATAACTAG
- the rbsR gene encoding ribose utilization transcriptional repressor RbsR, producing MKKKITIRDLAKEAGVSVTTVSQILNNKGDRFSTATQERVLALRDKYKYVPDFNARNLILKSAKTIGVLVPNIANPFFGTFVEGVQSIAREAEFIPLVFSANRDPKLEKYYLSQMIERSISGLVIASATMTTETIKEVISFNEIPYILFDQNHTQEGDRVQTNDYLGGQIAAKHLIELGHKHIAVLTSDNPTENLNHRMNGFKNIIKENNLSLDPIHDVIRAPLTKDGGYKAVKDVLATGASAVFAANDEMAIGLLRGLHELDVKVPEDISVIGYDNIYWDDYVYPRLTTVQQPIFNLGAGATKMLIEQISHSSAEARVQNFPVKLIKRDSTSSYRPK from the coding sequence ATGAAAAAGAAAATAACAATTCGTGATTTAGCAAAAGAAGCTGGTGTTTCTGTAACCACTGTTTCGCAAATTTTAAATAATAAAGGTGATCGATTCAGTACAGCAACTCAAGAACGAGTTTTGGCATTACGGGATAAGTATAAATACGTTCCTGATTTTAATGCTCGTAACTTAATTTTAAAGAGCGCCAAGACAATTGGGGTACTAGTTCCTAATATTGCCAACCCGTTTTTTGGTACTTTTGTTGAAGGGGTACAGAGTATTGCTCGTGAAGCAGAATTTATTCCGCTTGTCTTTAGTGCCAACCGTGACCCAAAGCTGGAAAAATATTACCTTTCCCAGATGATTGAACGATCAATTAGTGGATTAGTAATTGCTAGTGCAACGATGACTACTGAGACAATTAAAGAGGTTATCTCCTTTAATGAAATTCCTTATATTTTATTTGACCAGAATCATACGCAGGAGGGTGACCGGGTACAAACCAATGATTACCTTGGTGGTCAAATTGCGGCTAAGCACCTCATTGAACTTGGTCACAAACATATTGCCGTTCTTACTTCTGATAATCCTACTGAAAACTTAAATCACCGAATGAATGGATTTAAAAATATTATTAAAGAAAATAATCTAAGCCTAGATCCGATTCACGATGTTATTCGGGCACCCTTGACAAAGGATGGCGGATATAAAGCGGTAAAAGATGTTTTAGCAACTGGTGCCTCTGCTGTTTTCGCGGCAAATGATGAAATGGCAATTGGATTGTTGCGGGGGCTACATGAATTAGACGTTAAGGTTCCTGAAGATATTTCTGTGATTGGTTATGATAACATCTACTGGGATGATTATGTTTATCCCCGATTAACTACGGTGCAACAGCCTATTTTTAACCTCGGTGCGGGAGCTACTAAAATGCTCATTGAACAGATTAGTCATAGTAGTGCTGAAGCCCGTGTGCAAAACTTTCCGGTAAAATTAATTAAACGAGATAGTACAAGTTCCTATCGTCCAAAATAA
- a CDS encoding deoxynucleoside kinase, with the protein MVIITAGMIGVGKTTLTGKIAEHLHTKAFFEPVGENPVLPLYYKNPKQYGFLLQIYFLNKRFSMIKQALTDDNNVLDRSIYEDALFTRENNAEGNITDTELEVYLKLLDNMMSDLQQLPKRAPDLMVYSETDFETILYRIKKRGRDYEQIDTNPELKDYYYKMWSAYKQWYKDYDASPKMKIDLERYDLEDPKNVDAVLAMIDERLKSLR; encoded by the coding sequence ATGGTGATTATTACAGCAGGGATGATTGGTGTCGGTAAAACAACTTTAACTGGGAAGATTGCCGAACACTTACATACAAAAGCATTTTTTGAACCAGTCGGAGAAAATCCAGTTTTACCACTGTATTATAAAAATCCAAAACAGTACGGCTTTTTACTCCAAATTTATTTTTTAAACAAGCGTTTCTCAATGATTAAACAAGCCCTTACTGATGATAACAATGTGCTCGACCGTTCTATTTACGAAGATGCCTTGTTTACACGAGAAAATAACGCCGAGGGAAACATCACTGATACTGAATTAGAAGTATACTTAAAGCTTCTCGACAACATGATGAGTGACCTCCAACAGTTACCTAAGCGCGCACCAGATTTAATGGTTTATTCTGAAACTGATTTTGAAACCATCTTATACCGAATTAAAAAGCGCGGACGGGATTACGAGCAAATTGATACTAATCCAGAGTTAAAGGATTACTATTACAAGATGTGGAGTGCCTACAAGCAATGGTACAAGGATTACGATGCTAGTCCAAAAATGAAAATTGATTTAGAGCGTTATGATCTTGAAGATCCTAAGAACGTTGATGCGGTCTTAGCAATGATTGATGAACGGTTGAAGTCATTACGCTAA
- a CDS encoding glycoside hydrolase family 73 protein — protein MKECFIVLNRRAITSALIVLTSLNGQPIKADAIQQAQFDANEDVKRAKPIDEEALVNHDEEYIDAYLTEYENAAQAKENEQNNALTGTEEAPEHETIQSSTENSAEQRQLLEGKEDEQVYQPQQPSAVQARFINRIAPAAQQIGREYDLYPSLIIAQAALESDWGCSTLGKAPNNNLFGVKGYFARQTVAQPTTEYDEQGHKFQVVSNFRQYASEYEALRDYAQTLEAPLYQGVHRQNTKNYREATRALCGRYATDPEYDRKLNQLIDTYQLTKYDDQVNTSNERANPIPMTDRKEESEAMPIVVKHPVQARKNDVNIPQYVPLLGGVGTAGTIEMFRRLLKKRKEHD, from the coding sequence ATGAAGGAGTGTTTTATTGTGTTAAACCGCCGTGCTATTACGAGTGCATTAATTGTTTTAACAAGTCTTAATGGGCAACCGATTAAAGCGGACGCTATCCAACAAGCACAATTTGATGCAAATGAAGATGTGAAACGTGCAAAGCCGATTGATGAAGAGGCCTTAGTTAATCATGATGAAGAATATATTGATGCTTATTTAACAGAATATGAAAATGCTGCTCAAGCAAAGGAAAATGAGCAAAATAATGCTTTGACAGGTACAGAGGAAGCGCCAGAGCATGAAACTATTCAATCTTCAACTGAAAACTCTGCTGAACAAAGGCAGCTGCTAGAAGGTAAAGAAGATGAGCAGGTTTATCAACCTCAACAACCATCCGCAGTCCAAGCACGATTTATTAATCGAATAGCCCCAGCTGCTCAACAAATTGGTCGGGAATATGATTTGTATCCATCACTTATTATTGCGCAAGCAGCCTTAGAGAGCGACTGGGGATGCAGTACGTTGGGAAAGGCGCCTAATAATAATCTTTTTGGGGTTAAGGGTTATTTTGCCCGGCAAACAGTTGCTCAACCCACGACTGAATATGACGAACAAGGACATAAGTTTCAGGTCGTTAGTAATTTTCGCCAGTATGCAAGTGAATATGAAGCATTGAGAGATTATGCGCAAACATTAGAAGCCCCACTTTATCAAGGAGTTCATCGTCAAAATACCAAAAATTATCGTGAAGCTACGCGGGCACTTTGCGGAAGATATGCAACAGATCCCGAGTATGATCGGAAGCTAAATCAGCTGATTGATACTTACCAACTTACTAAATACGATGATCAAGTTAACACCAGCAATGAACGGGCTAATCCTATTCCAATGACAGATAGGAAAGAGGAGAGTGAGGCGATGCCAATTGTTGTCAAACATCCCGTTCAAGCGCGAAAGAACGATGTTAATATCCCTCAATATGTTCCTTTGCTTGGTGGAGTAGGGACGGCAGGAACGATTGAAATGTTTCGTCGTTTGTTGAAGAAAAGGAAAGAGCATGATTAA
- a CDS encoding universal stress protein, with amino-acid sequence MEVSRMSYQNILVGVDGSKQADMAFEKAVDTAKTNDAKLYLLSIINGERYPSTGPGGYGFVSHSIYDSAIETMQKKLADYKKKAEAAGIKDVETDVKVGNAKVELAERYPKENDIDLIIIGATGLNVVGRLLVGSTAAYTIREAPCDVTVVKTNLKNQKLDIKETTYPEM; translated from the coding sequence ATGGAGGTGTCAAGAATGAGTTATCAAAATATTCTTGTTGGTGTTGATGGTTCAAAGCAAGCTGATATGGCTTTTGAAAAAGCGGTTGACACTGCTAAGACCAATGATGCTAAATTGTACTTATTAAGTATTATCAATGGTGAACGTTATCCAAGTACTGGTCCTGGTGGATACGGCTTTGTTAGTCATAGCATTTATGATTCAGCAATTGAAACAATGCAAAAGAAATTAGCTGACTACAAGAAAAAAGCAGAAGCTGCTGGAATAAAAGATGTTGAAACTGATGTAAAAGTTGGTAACGCTAAGGTTGAACTTGCAGAACGTTATCCAAAAGAAAATGATATTGATTTAATCATTATTGGCGCAACCGGATTAAATGTTGTCGGTCGTCTGCTTGTTGGTTCAACGGCTGCTTATACTATTCGTGAAGCACCATGTGACGTTACCGTTGTTAAGACAAATTTGAAGAATCAAAAGTTGGATATTAAGGAAACGACATATCCTGAAATGTAA
- the pepV gene encoding dipeptidase PepV: MTDWMKAAEAQKENYLNDLVALMKIPSVRDDSAATDEYPLGPRPAQALKAFLEMAEQDGFKVKNIDNLVGYAEWGEGDETLAILAHLDVMPAGKGWDTDPFDPVIKDGNLYGRGASDDKGPGMAAYYALKYLKDQGVKFNKKVRFIVGTDEESNWTGMHRYFEVEPAPTFGFSPDAEFPVINGEKGQVSLLLDVPAGNGDASTQLVSFESGLRFNMVPREAVALMRTDNPQEVTNDFGHFIEENPVEGNIESTDKGLKITVIGKAAHGMEPEKGINAATYLAKFLNRYDFGGGAKSFIEFLADYLHLDTRMDGFNGAYTDPVMGELTMNAGILNFDADKGGHIDMNFRFPKGVTPDKLEDTVKAIADKLQIKVTQGPSQAPHYVDPDDPIVKTLMQAYIDQTGDTDAKPEVVGGGTYGRLMKRGVAFGALMPHTPNTMHQANEYQPVKDLITSMAIYMEAINNLVTD; the protein is encoded by the coding sequence TTGACTGATTGGATGAAAGCCGCAGAGGCGCAAAAAGAAAATTATTTAAATGATCTCGTAGCATTAATGAAGATCCCCAGTGTCCGTGATGATTCGGCGGCAACAGATGAATACCCGCTTGGCCCTCGTCCTGCGCAAGCGCTAAAAGCATTTTTAGAGATGGCAGAACAAGACGGTTTTAAAGTAAAGAACATCGATAACCTTGTTGGGTATGCTGAATGGGGTGAAGGCGATGAAACACTTGCTATTTTAGCCCATCTTGACGTAATGCCTGCTGGTAAGGGTTGGGATACGGATCCATTTGACCCAGTTATCAAGGATGGCAACTTATATGGTCGTGGTGCTTCTGATGATAAGGGACCTGGAATGGCCGCTTACTATGCCTTGAAGTATTTGAAAGATCAAGGCGTAAAGTTTAACAAGAAAGTTCGTTTTATCGTTGGAACTGATGAAGAAAGTAACTGGACTGGAATGCACCGTTACTTTGAAGTTGAGCCAGCCCCAACATTTGGTTTTTCACCAGATGCGGAATTCCCAGTAATTAACGGTGAAAAGGGTCAAGTATCGCTCTTGCTTGATGTCCCTGCTGGCAATGGGGATGCCTCAACACAACTAGTTAGTTTTGAATCTGGCTTACGTTTCAACATGGTACCGCGGGAAGCAGTTGCCCTCATGCGGACGGATAACCCTCAAGAAGTTACTAATGATTTTGGCCACTTTATTGAAGAAAACCCGGTTGAAGGTAATATTGAATCAACAGATAAGGGGCTTAAGATTACTGTCATCGGAAAAGCTGCGCATGGAATGGAACCAGAAAAGGGAATCAATGCAGCAACCTACCTTGCAAAGTTCTTAAATCGATATGACTTTGGTGGAGGCGCAAAGAGCTTCATTGAATTCTTAGCTGATTATCTTCATTTAGATACGCGGATGGATGGCTTTAATGGTGCTTACACTGATCCGGTAATGGGTGAATTAACTATGAACGCCGGAATTTTAAACTTTGATGCGGACAAGGGTGGCCACATTGACATGAACTTCCGCTTCCCTAAAGGTGTGACACCAGATAAGCTAGAGGATACTGTAAAGGCGATTGCCGACAAATTACAAATTAAAGTTACACAAGGTCCATCTCAAGCTCCACATTATGTTGATCCAGATGATCCAATCGTTAAGACATTGATGCAAGCTTATATTGACCAAACTGGAGATACAGACGCAAAACCAGAAGTCGTTGGTGGTGGAACTTATGGTCGTTTGATGAAGCGGGGCGTTGCCTTTGGTGCTTTAATGCCACATACGCCAAATACAATGCATCAGGCTAATGAATATCAACCTGTTAAAGATTTAATTACATCGATGGCGATTTACATGGAGGCAATTAATAATCTCGTTACTGATTAA